A genomic stretch from Bordetella sp. N includes:
- a CDS encoding cytochrome bc complex cytochrome b subunit: MAGEKQVETTGLLGWVDRRFPATATWKAHLSEYYAPKNFNFWYFFGSLALLVLVIQITTGIFLVMHYKPDAERAFQSVEYIMREVPGGWLIRYMHSTGASMFFVVVYLHMLRGLFYGSYRKPRELVWIFGVAIFLCLMGEAFFGYLLPWGQMSYWGAQVIVNLFSAIPFIGPDLAIFIRGDYVVSDATLNRFFAFHVIAIPLVLVGLVAAHLVALHEVGSNNPDGVEIKQGPKDRYGRPLDGVPFHPYYTVHDIVGVAGFLIVFAAIVFFGPEMGGYFLEYNNFIPADSLKTPPHIAPVWYFTPFYSMLRATTDDFTWVLAGAAVLGAIVLFLKGNFKGIWRLVVPAILVVVAVLLRALDAKFWGVVAMGGTVVILFFLPWLDRSPVKSIRYRPSWHKVLYGIFMVNFVVLGYVGTQPPSPALNLTSQIGTLYYLAFFLLMPVWSRLGTFKPVPDRVVFHAH, encoded by the coding sequence ATGGCTGGCGAGAAACAGGTCGAGACTACAGGTTTGCTGGGTTGGGTGGACAGGCGCTTTCCTGCCACCGCAACCTGGAAGGCACATCTTTCCGAGTACTACGCCCCGAAGAATTTCAACTTCTGGTACTTCTTCGGTTCGCTCGCGTTGCTGGTGCTGGTGATCCAGATCACCACCGGCATCTTCCTGGTGATGCACTACAAGCCCGATGCGGAACGCGCGTTCCAGTCCGTCGAGTACATCATGCGGGAAGTGCCGGGCGGCTGGCTGATCCGCTACATGCACTCGACCGGCGCGTCGATGTTCTTCGTGGTGGTCTACCTGCACATGCTGCGCGGGCTGTTCTACGGCTCGTACCGCAAGCCGCGCGAACTGGTCTGGATCTTCGGCGTGGCGATCTTCCTCTGTCTGATGGGCGAGGCCTTCTTCGGCTATCTGCTGCCCTGGGGCCAGATGTCGTACTGGGGCGCGCAGGTGATCGTGAACCTGTTCTCCGCCATCCCCTTCATCGGACCGGACCTGGCCATCTTCATCCGCGGCGACTACGTCGTGTCGGATGCCACCCTGAACCGCTTCTTCGCCTTCCACGTCATCGCCATCCCGCTGGTGCTGGTGGGCCTGGTGGCGGCGCATCTGGTGGCCTTGCACGAAGTGGGGTCGAACAACCCGGACGGCGTGGAGATCAAGCAGGGCCCGAAGGACCGCTACGGGCGGCCCCTGGACGGCGTGCCTTTCCATCCCTACTACACGGTGCATGACATCGTCGGCGTGGCGGGCTTCCTCATCGTCTTCGCGGCCATCGTGTTCTTCGGTCCGGAGATGGGCGGCTACTTCCTCGAATACAACAACTTCATTCCCGCCGACTCGCTGAAGACGCCGCCGCACATCGCGCCGGTGTGGTACTTCACGCCCTTCTATTCCATGCTGCGCGCCACTACCGACGACTTCACCTGGGTGCTGGCGGGGGCGGCGGTGCTGGGCGCCATCGTCCTGTTCCTCAAGGGCAATTTCAAGGGTATCTGGCGTCTGGTGGTGCCGGCCATCCTGGTGGTCGTGGCGGTGCTGCTGCGTGCCCTCGACGCCAAGTTCTGGGGCGTGGTGGCCATGGGCGGTACCGTGGTGATCCTGTTCTTCCTGCCCTGGCTGGACCGTTCCCCGGTCAAGTCGATCCGTTACCGTCCAAGCTGGCACAAGGTGCTTTACGGCATTTTCATGGTCAATTTCGTGGTCCTCGGCTATGTCGGCACGCAGCCGCCGTCGCCAGCGCTGAACCTGACATCGCAAATCGGCACGCTCTACTACCTGGCATTCTTCCTGTTGATGCCGGTCTGGAGCCGTCTGGGCACGTTCAAGCCTGTGCCTGACCGCGTCGTCTTTCACGCCCACTAA
- the mscL gene encoding large conductance mechanosensitive channel protein MscL, producing the protein MSKATGFLKDFRNFAVKGNAVDLAVGVIIGAAFGRIVDSLVKDIVMPLINFILGGSVDFSNKFIVLHMPEGYTGPMTYAEILKAGGNVFAWGNFVTILINFILLAFIIFLMVKAIAGARSKLDAAPGGPTADQKLLTEIRDLLKAQQAQGLQSPAAPLQQPPRTPGV; encoded by the coding sequence ATGAGCAAAGCGACCGGATTTCTGAAGGACTTCCGCAACTTCGCCGTCAAGGGCAATGCCGTTGACCTCGCCGTTGGTGTCATCATCGGTGCGGCTTTTGGCAGGATCGTCGACTCCCTTGTGAAAGACATCGTGATGCCCCTGATCAATTTCATTCTGGGCGGCTCGGTCGATTTTTCCAACAAATTCATCGTCCTGCACATGCCGGAAGGCTATACGGGTCCGATGACCTACGCGGAAATCCTCAAGGCCGGCGGCAACGTCTTCGCCTGGGGTAACTTCGTCACCATCCTGATCAACTTCATCCTGCTCGCGTTCATCATCTTCCTGATGGTCAAGGCGATTGCCGGTGCGCGTTCCAAGCTGGATGCCGCGCCTGGCGGCCCCACCGCCGACCAGAAGCTGCTGACGGAAATCCGCGACCTGCTCAAGGCCCAGCAAGCACAAGGGCTGCAATCGCCGGCC
- the petA gene encoding ubiquinol-cytochrome c reductase iron-sulfur subunit, with translation MSQNTMVHGDEEGAVPTNLPPDPSRRFWVTTACALGGVAGVATAVPFVSTFAPSAKARAAGAPVEVDVSNIPVGQMITVEWRGKPVWIIHRSKEQLAGLKVNDPLVADPESKRPGYTPKYAENEFRSRKAELFVCVGICTHLGCSPTAHFETGGAGGLPSNWEGGFLCPCHGSTFDLAGRVFKNKPAPDNLEVPPYQYLSDARIVIGVDEDNKA, from the coding sequence ATGAGTCAGAACACGATGGTGCATGGAGACGAAGAAGGCGCAGTACCCACCAATCTGCCGCCGGACCCGTCAAGACGTTTTTGGGTAACAACCGCCTGTGCTCTGGGAGGCGTTGCTGGGGTAGCAACCGCCGTGCCCTTTGTCAGTACCTTTGCCCCCTCCGCCAAGGCCCGTGCGGCCGGCGCGCCCGTCGAAGTCGACGTGTCGAATATTCCCGTCGGCCAAATGATAACGGTCGAGTGGCGTGGCAAACCGGTCTGGATCATTCATCGTTCGAAAGAACAGCTTGCCGGCCTCAAGGTCAACGATCCGCTCGTTGCCGATCCCGAATCCAAGCGGCCGGGCTACACGCCCAAGTACGCCGAAAACGAATTCCGCTCACGCAAGGCCGAGCTGTTCGTCTGCGTCGGCATCTGCACGCACCTGGGCTGTTCGCCAACCGCGCACTTCGAGACCGGCGGCGCGGGCGGCCTGCCTTCCAACTGGGAGGGCGGTTTTCTCTGCCCCTGCCACGGCTCCACCTTCGACCTCGCTGGCCGCGTGTTCAAGAACAAGCCCGCGCCGGACAACCTCGAAGTTCCTCCGTATCAGTATTTGAGCGACGCCCGCATCGTCATTGGCGTCGACGAAGACAACAAGGCGTAA